In Zonotrichia leucophrys gambelii isolate GWCS_2022_RI chromosome 12, RI_Zleu_2.0, whole genome shotgun sequence, a single genomic region encodes these proteins:
- the QRICH1 gene encoding transcriptional regulator QRICH1, with the protein MNNSLENTISFEEYIRVKARTIPQHRMKEFLDSLASKGPEALQEFQQTATTTMVYQQGGNCIYTDSTEVAGSLLELACPVTTSIQQQTQPEQQIQVQQPQQVQVQVQVQQSPQQVSAQQLSPQLSVHQASEQPIQVQVQIQGQAQQQASQTIQSQSLQSPSPSQLQAAQIQVQHVQTAQQIQAAELQEEHIQHQQIQAQLVAGQAITGGQQIQIQTVGALSPPPSQQGSPREGERRISSASVLQPVKKRKVDMPITVSYAISGQPVATVLAIPQGQQQSYVSLRPDLLTVDSAHLYSATGTITSPTGETWTIPVYSAQPRGDLQQQNITHIAIPQEAYNAVHVSGSPTTLATVKLEDDKDKMVGSTSVVKNSHEEVVQTLANSIFPAQFMNGNIHIPVAVQAVAGTYQNTAQTVHIWDPQQQQQQPTPQEQGQQQQLQVTCSAQTVQVAEVEPQPQPQTSPELLLPNSLKPEEGLEVWKSWAQTKNAELEKEAQNRLAPIGRRQLLRFQEDLISSAVAELNYGLCLMTREARNGDGEPYDPDVLYYIFLCIQKYLFENGRVDDIFSDLYYIRFTEWLHEVLKDIQPRVSPLGYILSSHVTEEMLWECKQLGAHSPSTLLTTLMFFNTKYFLLKTVDQHMKLAFSKVLRQTKKNPSNPKDKSTSIRYMKAPGMHQTGQKVTDDMYAEQTENPENPLRCPIKLYDFYLFKCPQSVKGRNDTFYLTPEPVVAPNSPIWYSIQPISREQMEQMLTRILVIREIQEALAVANASSMH; encoded by the exons ATGAATAATTCTCTGGAGAACACCATTTCCTTTGAAGAATACATCCGTGTGAAGGCACGAACGATCCCCCAGCACAGGATGAAGGAGTTTCTCGACTCCCTTGCTTCCAAGGGGCCAGAAGCTCTCCAGGAGTTCCAGCAGACAGCCACCACCACGATGGTGTATCAGCAGGGTGGCAACTGCATTTACACGGACAGCACTGAGGTGGCTGGGTCTTTGCTTGAACTTGCTTGTCCTGTGACAACCAGTATCCAGCAACAAactcagccagagcagcagataCAGGTGCAGCAACCCCAGCAGGTGCAG GTTCAGGTGCAGGTGCAGCAGTCTCCGCAGCAGGTCTCCGCCCAGCAGCTCTCTCCACAGCTCTCTGTCCACCAGGCTTCAGAGCAGCCAATACAGGTGCAGGTGCAGATCCagggccaggcacagcagcaggcatCCCAGACAATACAGAGTCAGTCTCTTCAGAGCCCCAGCCCATcgcagctgcaggcagcccagatCCAAGTGCAGCATGTGCAGACTGCCCAGCAgatccaggctgcagagctaCAGGAGGAGCACATACAGCACCAGCAGATCCAGGCCCAGCTTGTGGCAGGACAGGCCATTACTGGTGGCCAGCAGATCCAGATCCAGACAGTTGGGGCACTGTCACCCCCACCTTCTCAACAAGGCTCCCCACGAGAGGGAGAGAGGCGGATCAGCTCTGCGAGCGTCCTTCAGCCGGTGAAGAAGCGTAAAGTGGATATGCCTATTACTGTGTCCTATGCTATTTCAGGGCAGCCAGTTGCCACAGTGCTGGCCATTCCTCAGGGCCAGCAGCAAAGTTATGTCTCTTTAAGGCCAGACTTGTTAACAGTGGACAGTGCCCACCTGTACAGTGCCACTGGGACCATTACTAGCCCCACTGGAGAGACGTGGACCATCCCTGTTTACTCTGCTCAGCCACGTGGTGACCTTCAGCAGCAAAACATAACCCACATTGCCATCCCTCAGGAGGCCTACAACGCCGTCCACGTCAGTGGCTCCCCCACAACTCTGGCTACAGTGAAGCTGGAAGATGACAAGGATAAGATGGTGGGAAGTACTTCAGTAGTGAAGAACTCTCATGAGGAAGTGGTGCAGACTCTTGCTAATTCGATCTTTCCAGCACAGTTTATGAATGGCAACATCCACATTCCAGTGGCAGTGCAGGCTGTGGCAGGGACATACCAGAATACAGCACAGACAGTGCACATATGGGACccacagcagcaacagcagcagcccacaCCACaagagcaggggcagcagcagcagctacaaGTCACTTGCTCA GCTCAAACCGTTCAGGTTGCTGAAGTTGAACCACAGCCGCAGCCACAGACTTCACCTGAACTTCTACTTCCAAACTCTCTGAAGCCAGAAGAAGGTCTTGAAGTGTGGAAAAGCTGGGCACAGACCAAgaatgcagagctggaaaaagaaGCCCAAAATAGACTAGCACCTATTGGAA ggcGTCAGCTGCTGAGGTTCCAGGAAGATCTCATCTCctcagctgtggctgagctgaACTATGGTCTGTGCTTAATGACACGAGAAGCTCGGAATGGTGACGGTGAACCCTATGATCCAGATGTGCTCTACTACATCTTCCTGTGTATTCAGAAG TATCTCTTTGAAAATGGCCGAGTCGATGACATCTTCTCAGATCTCTACTACATTCGCTTCACTGAATGGCTGCATGAAGTTCTTAAGGACATACAGCCCCGTGTTTCACCTCTTG GTTACATCCTCTCCAGTCATGTAACAGAAGAGATGCTGTGGGAGTGTAAGCAGCTTGGAGCTCACTCCCCTTCCACCTTGCTCACTACACTGATGTTTTTTAATACAAA ATACTTCCTGTTGAAAACAGTAGACCAGCACATGAAGCTGGCCttctccaaggtgctgaggcaGACCAAGAAGAACCCTTCTAATCCCAAGGATAAAAGCACGAGTATCCGCTACATGAAGGCGCCAGGCATGCACCAGACAGGACAGAAAG TTACAGATGACATGTATGCAGAGCAGACCGAGAATCCAGAGAACCCCCTGAGGTGTCCCATAAAGCTGTATGACTTCTACCTCTTCAAATG CCCCCAGAGTGTGAAAGGCCGGAATGACACCTTTTACTTGACCCCGGAGCCAGTGGTGGCCCCCAACAGCCCGATCTGGTATTCCATCCAGCCGATCAGCAGAGAGCAGATGGAGCAGATGCTCACCCGGATCCTGGTGATACGAGAGATTCAGGAAGCTCTTGCCGTGGCTAATGCCAGCTCCATGCACTAA
- the QARS1 gene encoding glutamine--tRNA ligase, translating into MAAAAAAMAAEEAEEALGLFTGIGLSEAKARETLRNGALSALLRRAVLQARSALGPALDKATGTLLYNAAARLKDPKHLGFLVGYIARREILTDLQLNAALEYVRSHPLEPLDVADFERACGVGVCVTPEQIEEAVEAVISKHRAELLAERYHFNMGLLMGEARSQLRWADGKTIKNEVDLQVLHLLGPKTEADLEKKPKVAKARLAPAEKQKVAVVENGDMGTESKSLLEQLRGEALKFHKPGENYKTEGYVVTPNTMALLKQHLAITGGQVRTRFPPEPNGILHIGHAKAINFNFGYAKANGGVCFLRYDDTNPEKEEEKYFTAIREMVEWLGYQPYAVTHASDYFDQLYTWALELIRRGQAYVCHQKVEEIKGHNPPPSPWRDRPVEESLLLFEDMRKGKFGEGEATLRMKLVMEDGKMDPVAYRVKFTPHHRTGDKWCIYPTYDYTHCLCDSIEHITHSLCTKEFQARRSSYFWLCNALDVYCPVQWEYGRLNLLYTVVSKRKIIRLVETGAVRDWDDPRLFTLTALRRRGFPPEAINNFCARVGVTVAQATMEPHLLEACAREVLNEQAPRAMAVLEPLKVTITNFPAPKALEVLVPNFPADESRGFHKVPFHQTVYIEETDFREEADKGYKRLAPGQPVGLRHTGYVITVQNVIKDVSGRVIELEVTCTKSDVAEKPKAFIHWVSVPLACEVRLYERLFLHKNPEDPSEVPGGFLSDLNPDSLRVVHNALVDSSVRSARPFDKFQFERLGYFSVDPDSEEGKMVFNRTVTLKEDPGKA; encoded by the exons atggcggcggcggcggcagcgatGGCGGCGGAGGAAGCGGAGGAGGCGCTGGGGCTGTTCACGGGCATCGGCCTCAGCGAGGCCAAGGCGCGGGAGACGCTGCGCAACGGGGCACTCAGCGCGCTGCTGCgccgggctgtgctgcag GCTCGGAGCGCGCTGGGCCCGGCGCTGGACAAGGCCACCGGGACACTTCTGTACAATGCGGCTGCCCGCCTCAAGGACCCGAAACACCTCGGCTTCCTCGTCGGCTACATCGCCCGCAGGGAGATCCTCACCGACCTGCAGCTCAACG ctgccctggagtACGTGAGGAGCCACCCCTTGGAGCCCCTGGACGTGGCAGACTTTGAGCGGGCTTGCGGTGTGGGGGTCTGCGTCACCCCCGAGCAGATCGAGGAGGCG GTGGAGGCTGTGATCAGCAAGCACcgagcagagctgctggcagagcgCTACCACTTCAACATGGGGCTGCTGATGG GGGAGGCACGGAGCCAGCTGCGGTGGGCAGACGGGAAGACCATCAAGAACGAGGTGGACCTGCAG GTGCTGCATTTGCTTGGGCCAAAGACAGAAGCTGAtctggaaaagaaaccaaag GTGGCAAAGGCCCGTCTGGCCccagcagagaaacagaaggtGGCTGTGGTGGAGAATG GTGACATGGGCACAGAGTCAAAGTCGTTGCTGGAGCAGCTGCGAGGGGAAGCCCTGAAGTTCCACAAGCCAG GAGAGAACTACAAGACTGAGGGCTATGTGGTGACGCCCAACACGATGGCCCTGCTGAAGCAGCACCTGGCAATCACGGGTGGGCAG GTACGGACACGCTTCCCTCCTGAGCCTAACGGGATCCTGCACATTGGCCATGCCAAGGCCATCAACTTCAACTTTGGCTATGCCAAG GCCAATGGTGGCGTGTGCTTCTTGCGCTATGACGACACCAACCccgagaaggaggaggagaaatacTTCACAGCCATCCGGGAGATGGTGGAGTGGCTGG GCTACCAGCCTTATGCAGTGACACATGCGTCGGATTACTTTGACCAGCTCTACACCTGGGCCCTGGAGCTCATCCGCAG GGGTCAGGCATATGTCTGCCATCAGAAGGTTGAGGAGATCAAGGGCCACAACCCACCACCCTCGCCGTGGCGGGACCGGCCTGTGGAAGAATCACTCCTGCTCTTTGAG GATATGAGAAAGGGGaagtttggggagggggaagccACGCTGAGGATGAAGCTGGTGATGGAGGATGGGAAGATGGATCCCGTTGCCTACCGTGTCAAGTTCACTCCACACCACCGCACTGGGGACAAGTG GTGCATCTACCCCACATATGATTACACACACTGCCTCTGCGACTCCATCGAGCACATCACGCACTCCCTCTGCACCAAGGAGTTCCAGGCCAG GCGCTCCTCCTACTTCTGGCTGTGCAACGCTCTGGACGTTTACTGCCCCGTGCAGTGGGAATATGGGCGCCTGAACCTGCTCTACACCGTGGTCTCCAAGAGAAAGATCATCCGCCTGGTGGAGACGGGTGCTGTGAG GGACTGGGATGACCCACGTCTCTTCACGCTGACGGCCCTGCGCCGGCGAGGCTTCCCCCCCGAGGCCATCAACAACTTCTGTGCACGG GTTGGTGTGACAGTGGCCCAGGCGACAATGGAGCCGCATCTGCTGGAGGCTTGTGCACGGGAGGTGCTGAATGAGCAGGCCCCCCGTGCCATGGCAGTCCTGGAGCCCCTCAAAGTCACCATCACCAACTTCCCTGCTCCAAAG GCACTGGAGGTCCTTGTGCCCAACTTCCCAGCCGATGAGAGCCGTGGTTTTCACAAAGTGCCCTTCCACCAGACCGTCTACATTGAGGAGACAGACTTCAGGGAG GAGGCAGACAAGGGCTACAAGCGCCTGGCACCCGGGCAGCCGGTGGGGCTGCGCCACACTGGCTACGTCATCACCGTCCAGAATGTCATCAAG gatGTCAGTGGGCGTGTCATTGAGCTGGAGGTGACCTGCACCAAGTCAGATGTGGCAGAAAAGCCCAAGGCTTTCATCCACTGGGTGTCGGTGCCACTGGCCTGTGAAGTGCGGCTCTACGAGCGGCT GTTTTTGCACAAAAATCCTGAGGACCCATCGGAGGTACCTGGTGGCTTTCTGAGTGACCTCAACCCT GACTCCCTGCGTGTGGTGCACAATGCCCTGGTCGACAGCTCTGTCCGCTCTGCTCGGCCCTTTGACAAGTTCCAGTTTGAGCGCCTGGGCTACTTCTCTGTGGATCCCGACAGTGAGGAGGGGAAG ATGGTGTTCAACCGCACAGTGACTCTCAAGGAGGACCCTGGCAAGGCCTGA
- the LOC135453403 gene encoding epidermal differentiation-specific protein-like, whose amino-acid sequence MNRITVYERANFEGLSREFTCDVPDLHELDFGDCIASLKVEGQPWIAYTDPKYEGESYVFEEGEYPSVDRPNSFSALRLVHHDLGDPQITLYEHPNFQGACKVVTEETNLAYGYFNDRVASHTVQRGVWLLYQHPGRGGWHCLAWPGEHLADYKLELNFQSRLSHLRPLRPGRPLVSARLLWEQKRVEEEREVLVDEIEGVNETESEQALAASSSREYGTTLWQSFNFSNATSLKAGLSFTLTVEASNIFTVQKGRSESSTRRQRVEVQLPAKIPPRTALSIQVLRKEVTLSVPVLLTITQNESVRTEMGEYRSVSGTNVSARYSLKPLPATGREQAATKGTDTVPGTRMEL is encoded by the coding sequence ATGAACCGGATCACAGTGTACGAGCGCGCCAACTTCGAGGGGCTGAGCCGAGAGTTCACCTGCGACGTGCCTGACCTGCAcgagctggattttggggactGCATCGCCTCCCTGAAAGTGGAGGGGCAGCCATGGATTGCCTACACGGACCCCAAGTACGAGGGGGAGTCGTACGTCTTCGAGGAGGGCGAGTACCCCTCTGTGGATCGGCCCAACAGCTTCTCAGCACTGCGCCTCGTGCACCACGACCTGGGGGACCCCCAGATCACCCTCTACGAGCACCCCAACTTCCAAGGCGCCTGCAAGGTGGTGACAGAGGAGACCAACTTGGCGTATGGGTACTTCAACGACCGGGTGGCCTCGCACACGGTGCAGCGAGGGGTCTGGCTGCTCTACCAGCACCCCGGCCGGGGcggctggcactgcctggcgTGGCCCGGCGAGCACCTCGCCGACTACAAACTGGAGCTGAACTTCCAGTCTCGGCTGTCCCACCTGCGCCCGCTACGGCCTGGGCGGCCCCTGGTCTCGGCGCGTCTCCTCTGGGAACAGAAGCGGGtggaggaggagcgggaggtgctggtggatgagatTGAGGGGGTGAACGAGACCGAGTCGGAGCAGGCGCTGGCGGCCAGCAGCAGCCGGGAGTACGGCACCACACTCTGGCAGAGCTTCAACTTCAGCAATGCCACCAGCCTCAAAGCCGGGCTCTCCTTCACGCTGACCGTGGAAGCCTCCAACATCTTTACGGTGCAGAAAGGGCGCAGCGAAAGCAGCACTCGCCGGCAGCGCGTGGAGGTGCAGCTGCCGGCCAAGATCCCCCCGCGCACCGCGCTCAGCATCCAAGTGCTTCGGAAGGAGGTGACGCTCTCCGTGCCGGTGCTGCTCACCATCACCCAGAATGAGAGCGTGCGCACCGAGATGGGCGAGTACCGCAGCGTCTCAGGTACCAATGTCAGTGCCCGCTATAGCTTAAAGCCACTGCCAGCTACGGGCAGGGAGCAGGCGGCCACCAAGGGGACAGACACAGTGCCTGGCACCAGGATGGAACTATAG